The region TGGTTTCTTTATTCTCAGTTTCGGTCGGTTCGATCATCATGCATTCCTTCACGATAAGCGGGAAGTAGATGGTCGGGGCGTGATGACCTTTATCGAGCAGGGCCTTGGCTACGTCGAGAGCACGTACACCATTTTTAGCCTGTTCAACCACAGATGCGACGAACTCATGCATGCAGATACGGTTGTAAGGGATATTGTAATGCTCTTCCAGGCGCTTGCGCATGTAGTTTGCGTTAAGAACCGCTCCTTCCGTTGCACGGGTGAGACCTTCACGTCCAAGGCGGAGCATGTATGCGTATGCCTTTAGGTACACTCCGAAGTTACCGTAGAAGGGAGCTACATAACCAATGGATTTGGGGGCATCATAATCAAGGCAGTACTGGCCGTCTTCCAGCTTTTTAACGCGGGAAACAGGCAGAAAAGGCTTGAGTCTTTCGCTGACGCCGACAGGACCGGAACCGGGGCCGCCGCCCCCGTGAGGTGTTGCAAAAGTTTTGTGCAGATTAAGGTGTACAACATCAAAGCCTGCATCGCCGACTCTCATCTTACCCATGATGGCGTTCATGTTAGCACCGTCATAGTAGAGCAGGGCGTCTTTCTCATGGATCATTTTCACCAGTTCCGGCAGGTGCGTCTCAAAAAGTCCAAGGGTGTTGGGGCAGGTCATCATTACGCCTGCAACTTCATCATCCAGAACTTCAGCCAGTGCATCGGGAGTGATGATGCCGTCCTTGGATTCAACGGAAACAACCTCGTATCCGGCAACCGCAGCGGAGGCCGGGTTGGTACCGTGCGCAGAGTCGGGGCAGATGATCTTGGTCTTCTTGTTACCCTTGTCGCGATGGTATGCAGCTATGAGCATAACCCCGGTAAGTTCGCCATGGGCACCGGCCATGGGATGCAGGGTGAACGCGGCCATACCGGTAAGTTCGCTGAGCATGGACTCGGTTTCGTGGATAACTTCAAGAGCACCCTGACAATGGCGTCCGGCCCCTTTGAGCTGGGAAATGACCGGATGCAGATTTGCAAATCCGGGCAAGGCGGCTACCTGTTCGGTGAACTTGGGGTTGTATTTCATGGTGCAGGAACCAAGGGGGTAGAAATTGGAATCCACACCGAAGTTTTTCTGGGAAAGCTGGGTGAAGTGGCGGACCACGTCCAGCTCTGAAAGTGAGGGCATTCCAGCCTCTTCGCGGAGCAGTTCGGCGGGGATGAGGTCCTCTATTTTAGCCTTGGGCTCGTCAGGCCAGCAGCCTTCGCGTCCCGGAACGGATTTTTCAAAAACTGTCTTCATTAGATTGCCCCCCGCAGAATTTCGGCGAAGATGCCGATCTGTTCTTCAGTGGTCTTTTCGGTGCAGGCTACCAGCAGCACGTTTTCATACCCTTCGTAGTAACGTCCCACGGGAAAGCCGGGGATGATGCCGCGTTCGGTGAGAGTATCAATTACCTTAAAGGCATTGACCGGCAATGATATTGCGAATTCGTTCCCGTAGGGACCCTTGGTGAACATTTCAACGCCGTTGATGGCGGTGAGTCGTTCAGCCGCGTAGTGGGCGCGTTCCACGGAAAGTGTCGCTGTGCGGCGTAAGCCTTCTTCGCCCAGCAGGCAGAGATGGATAAGGGTCCGCAGTGCGCAGAGAGCCTGATTGGAGCAGATATTCGAGGTCGCTTTCTGGCGGCGGATATGTTGCTCACGAGCCTGAATTGTCAGTACGTAACCGGTCTTGCCGTCTTCATCTTCGGTGCGGCCGGCAATACGTCCGGGCATCTGGCGGACCAGCGCTTTGGAGCAGGTCATTATTCCGAGATAAGGGCCGCCGAAGGAGAGCGGCTGACCGATAGACTGTCCGTCGGCAACTGCGATGTCCGCTCCCATCTGTCCGGGGGTTTTCAGCACGGACTGCATAACCGGGTAGGTTGACATGATAGCCAGTGCCTTGTGCTCGTGCACGGTGGCGAACAGATCGGTGAAATCGTTTACAGAACCGAAAAAGTTGGGGTTCTGAACAATTATAGCTGCTGTGTCTTTATCAACTGCCGCAGCGATGGATTTTACATTGGTACGACCATGGTCGTGAGGCACAGTGACAAGTTCGAGATTCAGGTTGGTGGTGTAGCAATCAAGCATGACCCGGTAGATAGGGTTAAGTGATTCACTTACAATTATTTTTTTACGCCTTGTCTTGCGGACTGCCATGAGGGTTGCTTCGTAAAGAGCGGACCCGCCATCGTAAACAGATGCGTTGGCGTATTTCATGTCCATGAGCCGGGCAATAGCGGTCTGGTATTCAAAAATAGCCTGTAAGGTTCCTTGGGAACATTCCGGCTGGTAGGGGGTATAGGCTGTGTAAAATTCGCTGCGGGAGGAAAGAGCATCCACCGCTGCGGGAATGAAATGGTCGTAGAATCCTGCTCCGAGGAAGCTGGTCAGGTCCGTGGTGTTCTTTGCGGCCATCTTACCCAGCATGTCGAGAACTGCCATTTCGCTTTTGCCTTTGGGCAGGTCAAAGCTTTTAGGGCGCAGTTCAGCCGGGATCTCGGCAAAGAGGTCTTCCACGGAGTTTACGCCGATCACATCAAGCATTTCCCGGATTTCTTCCGGGGAATGGGGTACGTAAGGCATTTTGTCCTCCGGTATAAAAAATTACTTCCCCGCTGACTTAAGCGGTCGGCGGGGAAGTTTGTGTTCATTTATATTAAAGAGCGCTCCGGATTAATGGGCTTCTTCTTCGGTTACTTTTTCATAAGCTGCGGCATCAAGAAGCTGGTCGGTGGGACCGGTAATTTTAACCTTGATAAGCCACCCTTCATTATAAGGATCTTCGTTGACTTTTTCAGGCGCGTCTTCCAGCGCTTCGTTAACAGCGATGACTTCGCAATCAACCGGAACGTACATTTCACTGGCAGCTTTTACGGATTCAATGGAACCGAATTCATCGCCTGCTGCGAAAGTATCTCCTTCCTGCGGCAGTTCAACGAAAGTAAGGTCGCCGAGCTGTTCCTGAGCAAAATGGGTGATACCGATCGTTCCGTTTTCACCTTCAACCTTGAGCCATTCGTGAGATTTGGCATAAAGAAGTTCCTGCGGAATCATGGGGCCTCCTTCTATTCGTACTGAATTTTTATGTTTTACGACTTAGTGTCTACGTGAATAACTCACAACAGATAGCATTCCTGCTTAAGAAATAAAAGACTTCGACAGCCCTAATTTTCAGAAAATTATTCTGAAAAATTATCCATAAATTAAAATTTAATGATTTTATAATTTTGCACTGTAATTATTCGTGTTACGCAGTCTTGTCTTTTGGCGAAAAAAAGCATACGCAGGCGCTTGATCTGACACTAGCCACGGTGTATAAATTAATGCTCGTAAGGCTTAGGGCCCGCAGGATTAATAATATAAGGCTACAGCAGTTTAAGAATTTCTTGTACAGGAGTGCTTTCTTTGAAGGATTACGTTTCCGGTGAGCGGGAATTGATAGAAGTTAAGACCGCAGGAAGGGTCTGGAAGATTGAGCGTACAGCTGATCTTGAAACCCTTTGGGATGAAATAGGCGAAGACGACTTCGGCGATGATGAGCGTTTGCCTTACTGGGCTGAGCTTTGGCCGGCGAGTGTCCTGCTCGGAGAATGGCTTTATCGCAACGCGGATTTAATCAAAGGGCGCAACTGTCTTGATCTCGGCTGCGGTCTTGGGCTTACAGCTGTGATAGGGCAATCCCTGGGCGGAAAGGTTGTCGCTTTTGATTATGAATTGCCGCCGCTTTATTTTGCCCGGGATAACGCTTTATCCAACAGGACATCCCAGCCTCTCTGGTTGCAGATGGACTGGCGGGAACCTTCCCTTGCCGAGAATTCTTTCGATTTTATCTGGGGCGGGGATATCCTTTACGAGAAAAGATTTTTTGATCCGCTGGAAAAGCTTTTTCGGCGGGTGCTTAAACCCGGCGGCATTATCTGGATGGCTGAGCCGGTTCGTGATGTGTCAGTTCCGGTCTGGAAGAAACTTGAAAATCTCGGCTGGAAGACAGCGCTGCCCCTGACTGAGAAGGCAGCCTGTTGCAATGCGGAAATGACAGTTAATATCCGGGAAGTTATGCCCGGTAAATCCATGTGATTTTACGGAGGTTTGAAATGGGTAAGACTATACGTTTCGGGGTTTCTCTTGATTCCGATCTGCTTGAAAAATTTGATCAGCTTTGTGATGAGAAAAGTTACCAGACCCGTTCTGAGGCTATCCGTGACCTGATCCGCAATATGCTGGTCGAGAAAGAATGGGACGAGACTGAAGGACAAATGGCCGGAACTCTTTCACTTGTCTACGATCATCATCATAGCGGTCTTTCACAGCGCCTTACCGAACTGCAGCATGATAGTCATGACCTGATCATGTCTACCCTGCATGTTCATCTTGATCATGATAATTGCCTTGAAGTTATGGTTCTCAAAGGGGATGGCAAGCAGATCAAAGAGCTGGCCCATCGCCTGATCTCCACCAAGGGTGTAAAGCACGGCAAGCTTGGCCTGACTACTACCGGAGAAGAGTTGGTCTAGATGGAAGACGTACAGAACAGTCCCGCTCAAGTTGCCATGTCCATCGACCGGGTAGGTGTGCGGGATTTAACACTACCTCTGGTTGTCCGTGACCGGGAGTCAGGCAGCCAGAGCACCATGGCTAAAGTTGCCTTGTCGGTTGATCTGCCCGCTCATTTCAAGGGCACGCATATGAGTCGCTTTGTGGAAGCGCTTGAAGATTGGTCTGAGGAGCTGGATTATCAGAGCTTCTACAATCTGTTAAGCGACATACTGCGCCGTCTTGAAGCACAGCGCGCGCATGCCGAACTCAGCTTTCCATACTGCCTGCAAAAAATATCCCCCGCCAGCGGGCGTAAAGGGATCATGAGTTATGAATGCACGGTGGAAGGCGAGATGGTCGGTGATAATCTGGAATTCACCCTCGGGGTCAAAGTCCCGGTTATGACGGTCTGTCCCTGCTCCAAGGCTATCAGTGACGAAGGTGCTCACAGCCAGCGGGCGGTGGTGCATATTAAGACTAAATCAAAGGGTTTTGTCTGGATTGAGGATCTGGTGGAAATTGCAGAAAAGTCCGGATCATGCGAAGTCTTCTCTTTGCTTAAGCGCGAGGACGAAAAATACGTGACTGAAAAAAGTTTTTCCAATCCCACATTTGTTGAAGACGTGGTCCGAAATGCCGCTATTGGTCTGGAAAATCATCCAAAAATTTTATGGTACAAAGTGGATGTGGAAAGTTTTGAATCAATTCACAATCATTGTGCCTTCGCAAGTATTGCCAAACCGGAATAAGTACTTACTTTATAGGTAAGGGGACAGGGGGGAAAATTCCCCATCTGGACTCGCCGTCAGCCGCAGTTGCTTACCGCATGGATAGAGCAATTGCGGCGAATCTTTGCACATTAAAAAAGCTCCCGTCGTTTTTCGGCGGGAGCTTTTTATTTTCAGATCAGGTCTATTCTGATTCCACTTCAAAAGGCCAGCCGCCCTGACCGTTGGTGAGTATGAACAGGCGGTAAGGAGCGATTCCTTTTTTAGCCAGATACTGTACAGCTCTTTCAGCTCCACCTTTTCCGCGTGGGCAGATAACTACGATGGGCTGTGCTGTGTCTTTGAGTTTGGAAAATGCCGCATTCAGTTTGTCGGTTTCAGCTGTGCTTTTTACCGGGTAGGCGTTGGTCTCAATAGCTCCCTTAATATGGTGAGCCTTGAATTCGTCTGCCACCTGAATATCAACAATCGCAACATCGGCATTGGTTGCAACTGCGTTGTGTAAAGACGCAGGGCTCATATAGTTATATGTTTCTTTCATTGCGAAAGCGTTACCCGCAAGGCACATGAAAAGTGCAGTTATCCCGATGAGCCTGATAATTTTTTTACTGAAGTTCATTTTTTTCTCCTGATTGTGTTTTGTCTCAATCCTTAAGCGCAGGCAGGAGGGTTCGTCGAATATTTAAAAGTGATGGATCGGCTGAAAAGGCATGAAGTTTTTCTATACTGTTTTAGGAGGTCAAATCTTGTATTCAGCAAAAAGACGGCGCAATTTTTCCACCCGCTTACGGTTGACCCCGAAATCTGAATATCCCAGCCGTGCTGCGGAACGGATATCTATTCTACCCTCCGCTTCGTCGTAAACACATTCCAGATCATCAACAAAACGGAACCATTTACTCCTGAATTCTGCATGCAGGTATGGCCCGTTTACGGTGATAAGATTCCCTCCCATTTTTTTGATGCAGGCTTTCAGATTAGCCATAATCTGCACAGTCGGCCCGTCGGCTTTGAATGGCTGGACCATATGCTTTTCGTCTGATGCCTGTGAAGATACGCAGTTTGGACTATCCGGGCAGGAGGAGAGGTTGCCTCCGTTTATTCCCAGATTTTTGGGGGGAGAAGAAAAGTGGGCTGTGGTGAATAACCCGGCAATACTTACGATAATCAACAGGAAGATTAGTTTGTAAATCATGGTTTGGACACTAATGCATTATTAACTCCGAGAGCAAGGAAAATCGGTGCATTTTGAAACATGGATTATGAACACTTTGTGGAAAAAAATGTTCAAAATAAAGAAAAGAGCTGGTTGGCGGGTGCGTAGCAGATAAAATGGACCTATGAAAAAATTAAAGGGGGTTTGTACGTATGCAGAAGGAGCCTTCCTTGAGCAGGTCGGCTATGGAAATTTCGTCAAGTGCTGCATACATGGCCTTGCTGGCTTTTATCCATACTTCGCGGGTGGGGCAGTTCTCAATTCGCAGGCATAGCTCATCGTTGTCGAGGCATTCCACGAGTCCTGCTTCCCCTTCAAGGCTTCGAACAACATCACCTATGCTTATGTCTTCCGGAGGCATGGCCAGAGTATGACCTCCACCGGGGCCGCGTTTGCTGGAAATAAAACCGGCTTTTTTCAGTTCGCGGATAAGTTTTTCAAGGTATTTGGTTGAAAGTCCCTGACGGCTGGCAATGTCACTGATTCGAACCGGTCCATTTGTGCAATGCATGGCTATATCCAGCATCATTCTGGTTCCATATCTGCTTCGTGTTGTCAGTCTCATGAAATTTCCTTTTTGGTTTAGCTGATTGTTTAGAAAAGTAATTGCATCGGGTCAAGGGCAATGAATCCGATGTTTCGGAATATCTGCTTCGATGTCTGTAACACACTGTTAAAATGTACTTTTTTTATGAATTATGAAAATTAATAAATTCTTGTGCTTTTGATAGTTTGTAGTTAAAAGCGTATATTGGCATGTCTGCGCGGAATGTACAAAGCAGACAAAAAAGACCAATCTGGAGATTATTATGAGCCCGAAAGAAAACGGGAAGAAAGAGTTTGATGTAATTATTGTCGGAGGCGGTCCTGCGGGACTTTTCGCAGCCTACTATCTTGGCGAGAATACCGATCTTGATGTTCTGGTCATTGAAAAGGGAAAAGCGTCCCTCAAAAGACATTGTCCCATTACCGGGGATCAGGAATGCATTAAATGCAAACCCTGCAACATCCTCTCCGGTGTGGGCGGAGCGGGGCTTTTCTCCGACGGCAAGCTCAACTATATCCATAAATTAGGTAAGACAGACCTTACCCAGTTTATGCCGGTTTCCGAGGCCAAGGCCCTCATCAATGAAACCGAAGAAATTTTCAACCGTTTCAATATGGACGGTCAGGTTTATCCTACCAATATGGAGGAAGCCAAAAACATCCGTAAGGATGCCCTGAAACACGGCATCGACCTGTTGCTGATTAAGCAGAAGCATCTCGGCAGTGATAATCTGCCCGGTCACATCGCCGCCATGGCAGACTATTGCATGGAGAAGGGAGTCACCTTCCATACCGGCGAACATGTGGAAGACATTCTTATCGAGAATGGCGAACTGGCCGGCGTAGTCACTAAAAAATGCGAATACAGAGCCAAAAACGTTATCCTCGCTCCGGGCCGTGTCGGTTCTGAATGGATGGGAAATCTTGCCAAGAAGCACGATCTCGCCATTACCCAGCGTGGTATCGAAGTCGGCGTGCGTGTAGAAGTTCACGGAGACATCATGCGTGATCTCTGCTCCGTGATTTATGATCCCACCTTTTTTATCCGCACCAACACCTATGACGATCAGGTGCGTACCTTCTGCACCAATCAGGGTGGATTCGTGGCTCTTGAAAATTATCAGGATTTCGTCTGTGTGAACGGCCACGCATACATGGATAAGAAATCAGAGAACACCAACTTCGCATTCCTTTCCAAGGTTGTGCTTGAAGAACCGGTTACCGATAATCAGGCTTACGGTGAATCCATAGGCAAGCTGGCTACCATAATCGGTGGCGGTAAGCCCATTCTTCAGCGTTTCGGTGATCTCAAACGTGGACGCCGCTCCACATGGAATCGTGTTCGCAACAGCTTTGTAGAGCCGACCATGAAGAACGTAACCTGCGGCGATATCGCCATGGCATTGCCTGAACGTATTGTGCGTAACTTAGTCGAAGGTCTGGAAAAATTAAATGACGTAGTGCCCGGTGTTGCCAATGAGGAAACCCTGCTCTACGCACCGGAAATCAAGTTTTTCTCTACTCAGGTGGAAACCAGCAATCAGCTCGAAACAGCGCTGGAAGGACTTTTTGTGGCCGGTGACGGTCCCGGAGTAGCCGGTAATATTGTTTCCGCGTCTGCTACCGGAATTCTTCCTGCTAAAGAAATTGCCAAGCGGGCTAAGAAATAAATTGCGTTTATTCATATAATGTTCGTCATGGCGGTTGTAATAGGGTTTTAGGCCCAAGCAGCTCCGCCGCAAGATGAATATGTGTATCATGAAGGGAGCTCCCGGCTGTTGTCGGCGGCTCCCTTTTTTTGGACGATATGTTTTCCTTAAGTTGTGATGACATTACGACTGGAAATATGGTAACAGCCTGCATTGTTGCTGCTGTTCTTCCGATTGTAGTGTCTTTAATTTTAAGAAGGTGAGCATGTCCGTAAGTCCCACTTCCAATCCCAGGCATTCTGCCTCAATTATATTTGTTCTTCTTATTTCCGCAGCCGCAGCCCTCGGTGGATTCCTTTTCGGTTTTGATACCGCTGTAATTAATGGCGCGGTCATCGCGCTTGGAGATTATTTCAAGGTAGGGCCGGTGCTGGTGGGAATGTCCGTTTCTCTTGCGCTGATCGGTTCTGCCTTCGGGGCTTTGCTTTCCGGTCCTGTCTCGGACCGTTACGGACGCATTAGGCCGATGCTGCTTGCGGCTTTTTTATTCACTATCAGCGGCGTTGGTTCCGGGCTTCCGGTCACTGTCTGGGATTTTATCTTCTGGCGTTTCTTAGGTGGAGTGGGGATCGGGCTCGCCAGCGCGATAACCCCGGCCTACATCGCCGAGATTTCCCCTGCTAATCTGCGCGGAAGTTTCGGATCATTGCAGCAGCTGGCCATTGTGGTAGGGATTTTCGTAGCCATGCTCAGTAATTACCTGCTGGTCGATCTTGCCGGGGGAACGGCGGATAATGTGCTCTGGTTCGGTTTTGAAACATGGCGTTGGATGTTCTGGGCTGAGGTTCCGCCTGCATTGCTGTATGGCTTTGCTGCGATGATGATTCCTGAGTCGCCGCGTTACCTGATCGGGACAGAGTGCGAGTCAGAGGCCGAGCATGTCCTAGGACGGGTTCTCGGCGAAAACGTGCGGGGAAAGATTGAAGAGATTAAACTTACGCTTCAGACAGAGGGCAAGGCTTCATTTTCAGCGATCAGAGGTAGGTATGGATTAAAGCCGATTGTCTGGATCGGGTTGGGGCTTTCGATTCTGCAGCAGTTTGTAGGAATTAATGTTATTTTTTATTATGGCTCAATGTTGTGGCGCAGTGTCGGGTTTTCCGAAGAAAATTCATTATGGATTACGGTGATTACAGGGGTTGTGAACATCGTGACCACGTTGGTGGCAATCGCCCTGATCGATAGGGTCGGTCGTAAGCCGTTGCTGTTGGCCGGGTCAGCAGGGATGGTGATTACCCTCATAATTCTGGCCTATCTGTTCGGTCAGGCCCCGATCAATGCCGCCGGGCATCCTTCTTTGAGTGGAACAGCCGCAACTGCCGCACTTTATTCAGCTAATATATATGTGTTTTGTTTCGGTTTTTCATGGGGGCCGATAGTCTGGGTACTGCTGGGGGAAATGTTCAATAACCGTATTCGTGCTTCTGCCCTTGCGCTGGGAGCCGGTGCGCAGTGGGTAGCTAACTTTATTGTTTCCGCTTCATTTCCTTCCCTCGTGCAATGGTCCGGGCTGGGATTCACCTATTCAATTTACGCTTTCTTCGCAGCGATATCCTTTTTCTTCGTCATGGTTCTGGTCCGGGAGACAAGGGGGCGCGAGCTGGAGGATATGGAATAATTTTATGGCTGAGTCCAAATTCTGGATAGCAGGTTGTTTTTTAATCGATTTTTGCAAGAAAAAATCACTTGTATATTGACTTTGTGTCATTTCATTGACAGTGAATATGTAGGGTTACCCATTTTTTAAGGTGGAGTAGTCCGTACAAGTCGGAACAGAAAAGAATACAGTTCCCCGACTAGAATAATTCTGGAGGCCGAATGGCTCTAAATTTAAGTGGAATCATTGGAAACAGTCCTGCGCTTAAGGAGGTCTTTGCGATCCTCGCAAAGGTGGCGCCGACTGACAGTACCGTGCTGGTCACCGGGGAGTCCGGCACTGGTAAGGAATTGGTTGTGCGTGCTCTGCACCACAATAGCAAACGCAAAGAAAAACCTTTTGTTCCGGTAAACTGCGGGGCAATTCCCAAGGAATTACTGGAATCGGAACTTTTCGGGCATGAGAAAGGAGCCTTCACCCATGCGGTGCGCTCCCGGCCCGGGCGGTTTGAACTGGCTGACGGCGGAACCATTTTTCTTGACGAAATAGGCGAAATGGATTTGAGCCTTCAGGTCAAGATTCTGAGGGTTTTGCAGGAAAAGGAGATTGAGCGGGTAGGTGGAACCTCCATTAAGAAAGTGGATGTACGCATTGTGGCCGCTACTAACCGTGACCTTGAGACCGAGGTTGCTGCCGGAAGATTTCGGGAGGACCTTTTTTACCGCCTGAATGTGATTCCCATGCATCTTCCTCCCTTACGCGAACGAGGCGGGGATGTTCTACTGCTGGCGAAGCATTTTCTCGGACGTTTTTGCGAAGATAAGGATATGGAGCAGCTTAAGGTTCATCCCGACGCTGCGGATATGCTTGTTTCTTACACATGGCCCGGCAATGTCCGCGAGCTTGAAAACTTCATGGAACGAATGTGTATTCTCTGCGATGAGAATGAGATTGTTCCTGATGACCTGCCGGAAAAAATCTGGAAAGACGTGGGCAAGGAGCCGAAGAAAAAGGTTGCCGAGCTTATGCAGCCGGTCGGTTTTAACTGGCCTACCCTGACTGATATGGAAGAGCAGGGTGCTTCGGGGCTTAAGGATTTTCTTGAAAAAATTGAGGATCGTCTCATGATCGAGGCCCTTGAGAAAGCCGCAGGTGTGAAAAATAAAGCCGCAGAGCTCCTCGGAGTTAAGCGGACTACGTTAATTGAGAAAATTAAGAAGAGGAATCTTGAAGTATAATTTTTTTAAAAAAGTGTGGATTTTGCGAGGGGTAGGCAGGAATATTGCATAAATAGTTGATTGTGACGCTCAGCCGATTTACCGGAGTCTTCCGGACCCTTATTCTGGCAACCTTGTTATGGTTTGCCTGCCCCCATCCAGGTTATGCTTTGGAGTATTTTATTGACACCAAGGCAGACATGGATTCCATTCGTCTTGTCTTTGACCAGAAGAACCTTTCCGGTCAGGTTACCCGAACCGGGCGACAGCAGGTTACTGTTTCCTTCCCCAAAAATTCACTTAAGGGTGAAAAAGCTCCAACCCCGGCCCCCTTATCCTCGCTACGTATTGTCCGTTCTTTAAAAATGGGCCCCAGTTCCATCACCATCGGAACCCGCACCAGCGGATTCGGTTTTATCCGTATGCCGGCGGGTAACGGACAGCTGCAGATTCAATTTTTCCGTGATCCCATCGGGTCCAAATGGCGGTCCCCGAAAGAAAAAGCAAAGCGTGAAGCCGCACGCAAAAAAACGGCCCAAAGAAAAGCTGCTGCTCGTAAAAGAGCTGCCTCTAAAAAACAGGCCGAGCAAAAAGCCAAGGTAGAAGCCGCCCGCAAGGCCGCCGCTGAAAAAGCGAAGCAGGAAGCAGCGCAGCCTCCGGTGATTGACGAGGTCGATCTGCCGCAAGATGAAGAGTCTTCACAGTTGAAGGAGGATCTTGATCAGGCACAGGAAATTGAAAATCCGGTGCAGCAGGTTCCACCTCAACCTACAAAACGTCCTTTTTATTCAGTTCCTTATACTTACCGTGCCCCGGTAGCCGATGTGGGGCCGGGACAGGCCCGCCCTGTTGATACTTCCGTGCCGCCCGCTCGGGCCGGTGGGAGCGCCCTCCGTGTTCCTGTCGGTGAAAGTTCCGCTGGAAATAAGGCAGGAGGAAGAGTCGGTGGAACAGTAGGGGGAACTGCCGGAGGAACAGTAGAAGGAAGTTCCGGTGGACAGGTCGGTGGTCAGGCCG is a window of Maridesulfovibrio sp. DNA encoding:
- a CDS encoding class I SAM-dependent methyltransferase, with the translated sequence MLSLKDYVSGERELIEVKTAGRVWKIERTADLETLWDEIGEDDFGDDERLPYWAELWPASVLLGEWLYRNADLIKGRNCLDLGCGLGLTAVIGQSLGGKVVAFDYELPPLYFARDNALSNRTSQPLWLQMDWREPSLAENSFDFIWGGDILYEKRFFDPLEKLFRRVLKPGGIIWMAEPVRDVSVPVWKKLENLGWKTALPLTEKAACCNAEMTVNIREVMPGKSM
- the folE2 gene encoding GTP cyclohydrolase FolE2 — its product is MEDVQNSPAQVAMSIDRVGVRDLTLPLVVRDRESGSQSTMAKVALSVDLPAHFKGTHMSRFVEALEDWSEELDYQSFYNLLSDILRRLEAQRAHAELSFPYCLQKISPASGRKGIMSYECTVEGEMVGDNLEFTLGVKVPVMTVCPCSKAISDEGAHSQRAVVHIKTKSKGFVWIEDLVEIAEKSGSCEVFSLLKREDEKYVTEKSFSNPTFVEDVVRNAAIGLENHPKILWYKVDVESFESIHNHCAFASIAKPE
- the gcvPB gene encoding aminomethyl-transferring glycine dehydrogenase subunit GcvPB, whose amino-acid sequence is MKTVFEKSVPGREGCWPDEPKAKIEDLIPAELLREEAGMPSLSELDVVRHFTQLSQKNFGVDSNFYPLGSCTMKYNPKFTEQVAALPGFANLHPVISQLKGAGRHCQGALEVIHETESMLSELTGMAAFTLHPMAGAHGELTGVMLIAAYHRDKGNKKTKIICPDSAHGTNPASAAVAGYEVVSVESKDGIITPDALAEVLDDEVAGVMMTCPNTLGLFETHLPELVKMIHEKDALLYYDGANMNAIMGKMRVGDAGFDVVHLNLHKTFATPHGGGGPGSGPVGVSERLKPFLPVSRVKKLEDGQYCLDYDAPKSIGYVAPFYGNFGVYLKAYAYMLRLGREGLTRATEGAVLNANYMRKRLEEHYNIPYNRICMHEFVASVVEQAKNGVRALDVAKALLDKGHHAPTIYFPLIVKECMMIEPTETENKETIDRFIDDLIEIAEMAENNPEQLQAAPVLMSVKRLDETKAARSMVITDDIK
- the gcvPA gene encoding aminomethyl-transferring glycine dehydrogenase subunit GcvPA, producing MPYVPHSPEEIREMLDVIGVNSVEDLFAEIPAELRPKSFDLPKGKSEMAVLDMLGKMAAKNTTDLTSFLGAGFYDHFIPAAVDALSSRSEFYTAYTPYQPECSQGTLQAIFEYQTAIARLMDMKYANASVYDGGSALYEATLMAVRKTRRKKIIVSESLNPIYRVMLDCYTTNLNLELVTVPHDHGRTNVKSIAAAVDKDTAAIIVQNPNFFGSVNDFTDLFATVHEHKALAIMSTYPVMQSVLKTPGQMGADIAVADGQSIGQPLSFGGPYLGIMTCSKALVRQMPGRIAGRTEDEDGKTGYVLTIQAREQHIRRQKATSNICSNQALCALRTLIHLCLLGEEGLRRTATLSVERAHYAAERLTAINGVEMFTKGPYGNEFAISLPVNAFKVIDTLTERGIIPGFPVGRYYEGYENVLLVACTEKTTEEQIGIFAEILRGAI
- the nikR gene encoding nickel-responsive transcriptional regulator NikR, producing the protein MGKTIRFGVSLDSDLLEKFDQLCDEKSYQTRSEAIRDLIRNMLVEKEWDETEGQMAGTLSLVYDHHHSGLSQRLTELQHDSHDLIMSTLHVHLDHDNCLEVMVLKGDGKQIKELAHRLISTKGVKHGKLGLTTTGEELV
- a CDS encoding DUF1499 domain-containing protein, whose translation is MIYKLIFLLIIVSIAGLFTTAHFSSPPKNLGINGGNLSSCPDSPNCVSSQASDEKHMVQPFKADGPTVQIMANLKACIKKMGGNLITVNGPYLHAEFRSKWFRFVDDLECVYDEAEGRIDIRSAARLGYSDFGVNRKRVEKLRRLFAEYKI
- a CDS encoding Rrf2 family transcriptional regulator; translation: MRLTTRSRYGTRMMLDIAMHCTNGPVRISDIASRQGLSTKYLEKLIRELKKAGFISSKRGPGGGHTLAMPPEDISIGDVVRSLEGEAGLVECLDNDELCLRIENCPTREVWIKASKAMYAALDEISIADLLKEGSFCIRTNPL
- a CDS encoding rhodanese-like domain-containing protein; this encodes MNFSKKIIRLIGITALFMCLAGNAFAMKETYNYMSPASLHNAVATNADVAIVDIQVADEFKAHHIKGAIETNAYPVKSTAETDKLNAAFSKLKDTAQPIVVICPRGKGGAERAVQYLAKKGIAPYRLFILTNGQGGWPFEVESE
- the gcvH gene encoding glycine cleavage system protein GcvH, with the protein product MIPQELLYAKSHEWLKVEGENGTIGITHFAQEQLGDLTFVELPQEGDTFAAGDEFGSIESVKAASEMYVPVDCEVIAVNEALEDAPEKVNEDPYNEGWLIKVKITGPTDQLLDAAAYEKVTEEEAH
- a CDS encoding FAD-dependent protein, whose product is MSPKENGKKEFDVIIVGGGPAGLFAAYYLGENTDLDVLVIEKGKASLKRHCPITGDQECIKCKPCNILSGVGGAGLFSDGKLNYIHKLGKTDLTQFMPVSEAKALINETEEIFNRFNMDGQVYPTNMEEAKNIRKDALKHGIDLLLIKQKHLGSDNLPGHIAAMADYCMEKGVTFHTGEHVEDILIENGELAGVVTKKCEYRAKNVILAPGRVGSEWMGNLAKKHDLAITQRGIEVGVRVEVHGDIMRDLCSVIYDPTFFIRTNTYDDQVRTFCTNQGGFVALENYQDFVCVNGHAYMDKKSENTNFAFLSKVVLEEPVTDNQAYGESIGKLATIIGGGKPILQRFGDLKRGRRSTWNRVRNSFVEPTMKNVTCGDIAMALPERIVRNLVEGLEKLNDVVPGVANEETLLYAPEIKFFSTQVETSNQLETALEGLFVAGDGPGVAGNIVSASATGILPAKEIAKRAKK